From the genome of Tachypleus tridentatus isolate NWPU-2018 chromosome 6, ASM421037v1, whole genome shotgun sequence:
GTTGCAGTGTATgatattataaagtgtaaagaTATTAGTAATTAAACTAAGCAAACATAAAACTATCAGTATCTGTCATCTTCTTTGTTAATGAAAGacaagtaaataaatgtatattcattttatatttttctttacagataATAATGAAACTATACAGAGTATAATTTGAGGAGTGTTTTAAAGGAAGTAAAGAAGTTGCTGATGAAACGATTCATCACAAAAGCAGGTGCTGTAATAGAGAAACCAGATAATATCAAGAGAAGAAAAATGGTGTCATCTTCAAAGCATCAAGAGAAGGTGAGAATGTTTGAATCATTGTAGTCAAAAACTTTAGTTAATCTATGGCAAGGGTTCTGAACCTTTTTATGTCATATACCTTAACAGATTAGATGTAccaacaagtttttttttaatataaaatatctttgagAAAATTATTCCAAAATGAGTCAACAATACATGAATGCATAATGCTGGCTTGTGTTAATAACTCACAAAGATAGTTCTCCAAAGTCTGGCTCGTGTTGATAACTCACTGAGATAGTTCTCCAAAGTCTGGCTTGTGTTAGTAACTCACAAAGATAGTTCTCCAAAGTCTGGCTCGTGTTGATAACTCACTGAGATAGTTCTCCAAAGTCTGGCTCGTGTTGATAACTCACTGAGATAGTTCTCCAAAGTCTGGCTGGCTTGTGTTGGTAACTTACTGAGATAGTTCTCCAAAGTCTGGCTGGTTTGTGTTGGTAACTTACTGAGATAGTTCTCCAACTTTGTAGAGTGGGATTTAGTCTCCTTTTAGAGACTACTGAATGTGCTGGTAAAGGTTTTGCCATACATCCAGAGGTGTGCTTACCACACGTTGGGAAATACTGGTTTTCTACATACATCCAGAGGTGTGCTTACCACACGTTGGGAAATACTGGTTTTCTACATACATCCAGAGGTGTGCTTACCACACGTTGGGAAATACTGGTTTTCTACATACATCCAGAGGTGTGCTTACCACACGTTGGGAAATACTGGTTTTCTACATACATCCAGAGGTGTGCTTACCACACGTTGGGAAATACTGGTTTTCTACATACATCCAGAGGTGTGCTTACCACACGTTGGGAAATACTGGTTTTCTACATACATCCAGAGGTGTGCTTACCACACGTTGGGAAATACTGGTTTTCTACATACATCCAGAGGTGTGCTTACCACACGTTGGGAAATACTGGTTTTCTACATACATCCAGAGGTGTGCTTACCACACGTTGGGAAATACTGGTTTTCTACATACATCCAGAGGTGTGCTTACCACACGTTGGGAAATACTGGTTTTCTACATACATCCAGAGATGTGCTTACCACACGTTGGGAAATACTGGTTTTCTACATACATCCAGAGGTGTGCTTACCACACGTTGGGAAATACTGGTTTTCTACATACATCCAGAGGTGTGCTTACCACACGTTGGGAAATACTGGTTTTCTACATACATCCAGAGGTGTGCTTACCACACGTTGGGAAATACTGGTTTTCTACATACATCCAGAGGTGTGCTTACCACACGTTGGGAAATACTGGTTTTCTACATACATCCAGAGGTGTGCTTACCACACGTTGGGAAATACTGGTTTTCTACATACATCCAGAGGTGTGCTTACCACACGTTGGGAAATACTGGTTTTCTACATCCAAGACCAGCATCCATATGTTTGATTTACTTTGGTTGGAAATGCTACAATATATATCTGTAAAAAGAAACCTTTATGATCCCTTGCACGTTTTTggtgattcttttttttttgcttcaaaTTGAAGAGAgacaatttttcaaaaatattgcaGCATTGgataaagttgttttaatttaatttgattgTTATTCATGACTTCTAGTCATTATATTTGATTagattatagaatattttatttcttttatatatttatttcatgttttagatGAAATATGTAAAATGGTTATTAACATTTTCTCAACTATATCCTGCACTGATGAAAATATTCTGTCATTCTTTTCAAAGTTGTTTACATTTTCATACATATTTGGTAATGGCTACCAGTGTTTCTATAAGACTATTTAATATTCCTATCTAAACCTTAAGTACCCTATTCTTAGTTTCCAAATTCCTTTTTTTATGATAAGAAAAGTAGCCTAGCAGGACAGCAGTAATTCTATGggcttagaatgctaaaatctggggtttaaTTCCAcacagtggatacagcagatagtcagatgtggcttttctataaaaataataaactataagcAAACTTGTTGCACATAAACAGTTGAAATCACCAATAATGTTcaagatatttataaattaccttactttatattacacattttaactTTTCAGACAGTTACATCAGATCAATGTGATTCCAAGGAAATGCAGGAACCATCTTCCACCAGCAGTCCAATAAATGGAACTTCTGAAACAAGAAAACCTGATCCAAAGAAAAGGTGTCTAACAGAAGAACTCCTAAGACTGACAGAACAGGAGGTTCCTCATCCTGGTTCTAGAAATGAGGCTACAAGCCCATTGATGGTTAGTTATTCAAAAGATGATGCATCACTTAGTGATATTGGCCATAATGGAATTGAGAAAAAGGATTGCAGAAACATTTCTTTACGTATTCAACCTAAAAAACAGCATTTCAGGACATGCATTCCAGTTCATCAGCAGTACCACCATTTGTTATCATCTTCATCACCTACAGGTAGATCTAATGCTACTGGGTCTAGGCAAAAAACTCAGTCTACAAAAACCAGTGAAACAGTACTTAAACAGAATCCTGTTCAAAGTGTAGAAGCTGCAATAACATCTTTTCATGGTGCACCAACTCAGAGAAGTTACAGAACAAGTAACCCAAATTCTCGAGATCAACATGCATCTTTTCAGAATCCTTCTTCCAGTTCTCAAGTTTGTTCATTTACATCATCTTTCAGAAAGGCCTCACCTTACCAGATCTCTAACCCTTTTCAAACTGTAGGTCCATCTATTTCTGTTACTCCATCTGTGCCTCAAGGTGCTGCAACTGATAATGTACACTTACACTGCAGTTGTGACTCACAACTTGGAAAAGTTATGGAGGAACTAAAGTACATTCAAGGATTATTGGAAGTCTTTAGAAGTGATTTGAAGAAGCAAAGAGAACAGTCTTTGTTAGCAGTGAATGTACATCCTCATGGTGTTACTGACTCACCACAGTTTTCTAACACAGAACAAAAGGCAATGCTACCACTGTCTGAACCTCACCATTTAGTAAATGAAATACAGAAAGGACCACTATACATCAAAAATCAGTTTTCAAACTTTTCCACTTTAATCACAGAAGAACCTCTAGAAAATCTTGAATTAGAGACAAGTGCCAACAAACTTTCTGAAGAAAGTGTTGAAGTAGACAGATGCTGCGTTCAGCACTTACGAGAGAATTCTTACAAATTCCAGAAGTCTCATCAACAGAAGCGAATTGGTGGAACAGAAAATGAAGAGGTTCAAGCTATTCCTGAGAAGCAGTATAAACTCAGTGAGAAAGAACTTGAAGAGATTCTAGCTAGTTGTAATTCACCTCAGCATTTTGCTgtttttctgatgagaaaaacattTACAGAGAAGGAAAGATTATCTGGTAATGTGAATGGATGTAGAAAACCTCCCTTAAATCCTGCTAAAATCAAGTACATAAAGTATCTTGTTGAAAAGTTTTACGAATTTGATAAGACTGATCAAAGTGTTTGGAAGATGTGTGTGAAAGCTATTGATTCTGCAAACAGAAACTTTCGAAACAGAGGTGAAATTATTAAAAGGAGAGAAGTATGAAGGTGGCAACTAAAGATGGAGCAAAATCCATGTAGGAAAGAACAGAGGCTGCAGTTGTTATCCTAATTGGGGAATTGAATAATCGTGGTGTATAAAAAGGAAATGAGTCATGGAAGCTTTGTAATGTGAGGGCTTGTGAGGGCTATCACAATGGTGAAGTTCTTTTACTTGAACTCCATATTGGATCTTGTTATAATTACAAGCAGAGGACTATTTTTTAAACCTGGAAAAAATACTTGACTCTCTACAGACTATGGCCTCAGGTTTTGACAGAGGTATTCTTTTAAGAAGGATTTTACCACTGGTCATCAGAAGTTTGTTGTACTGTTACGAAATGAACACATTGCGAAATATAATTAGCTTTCTTCCTTCGTCTCATTTGTCATAAATGTGCACGTGATAGCCATCTTTATAATAAGGTCATTTTTCTGACCATGATTTACGTGATAAACTTTTTGAAAACCCACAAACTTTGTACACACATCCCATTTCCCGTCCATGTTGTTCTCACATCACAAGTGGTATTGGTTACTGTAGAAAGCGAATTGTGTTCCAAAATCATTTCCGATAACAAACGTGTGTAACTAAATTTTTGATCAAATACGGTTTATAACTGGTTATGTATTTTGACATAAACTGTACAATTATTTGTTTACGTTATTCAGATCGCTCAATTTCGTAATACAGATGGCACTTAAATGgcatgttctgtactttaatatattttattgactcACCGCTAGAGGGATGAAACCTTTTCCATTGTTTTTTTGCTGCTATAAAATCTGCTTCGCGTATATTTTGGCTGACATCGACGTCAGATGAAACGTGAAATGGTTGGCGTCTAATCAGGTTATTTAACATGCTATTTGTAGTTAATAATAGATGGcgcttttaaaattgttttctttgacATTTTGTCGTGCTTTCTTATTTCATGCATTCTCTACTATAAATTATTACCTGAAGTTTCATAAAACGAAAATAATAACTtggtaaatgtatttttatctcTGGTTTGGCTACACTGACGACTTCGTTTCTTTGcatgttaattataataataattatttatcaccGAAACTGCCCATTTGATTTAGTTCCTTGGGTACTCGTTAGAAGTTACTACGAACcacgaaattaaaataattgtagtttTCTCATTCAATTCCAATGATAAATTAATTCTGTTTAAACTCCAAATGTGATATATTTATCGATTGTGGTTATAATTGTAATACTTTATACGAAAATAAAGTGCAAGAAACATAATTTTTCATGTACGAAATAAAAGATAGTttgaatttgtaattattttaaaccaaaaataaaattattattacaagtgaaaagttaataatatttaaatgaattaaagGATGCTAGTAACGAAGTCCAACAATAGATGGCACGACTCAGTACCTTGTCATAACGCATGATTTTTGTATGTAGTCACCCTTATCTCGGTAACGAATGTTACTTTTAGCTTTGGATTTAGAAAAAACCTTGTATAATAGATTCATTTATAGTACACTTTAATATCTCGTGCAATTCTTTGGCTAATATACTAATAGCATTTCCTTCCCAACGGTTAGGGCGTTCCGATGCATatcatatgtaatatttaaaaaaaaaaaatcaatttcagCTTTAAATGATATGAAAATCCGAACTCCTCTTGATTTTACTGCTGTTAGTTTCAAGcagtaaaaatacaaataaaacccTCGAACGCTATTTACTGTTACCATGTCTATTGgtgcaggcctggcatggctaggcagttaaggcactcgactcgtaatccgagtgttcgaatccccatcacaccaaacatgttcgccctttcagccgtggaggcgttataatgttacagtcaatcccactattcgttggtaaaagagtagcccaagagttggcagtgggtggtgatgactagttgccttccctctcgtcttacactgctaaattatggacggctagcacggataaccctcgtgcagctttgcgcgaaattcaaaacaaacaaagaaactattcGTGCAACCATGGAAACAACCAACTAGTGATGCCTCAAGTGAAATCGATTTATCCTGTAATGATATGCGAATATTCAGCCAATGTGGTAAGACACGTGCATTATTACCGTTTCACTGCAGTAACGTGAATACATAACTAATTGtggataataaaatgtaataaactaaCCAACAGACTCGTACAGAAAAAGGTGATAACTTCATATCTGGTTAGTGAACATACgatgttaatataatattgtgCAACTTAAGGAGATATTCAGTTTCCATCACATCATAATATTTGGTTGTTTAACACTGGTTATTTTAATAACGTAAAAATACTTTTCACGCCATTCAAAACACAATTTAGCAATAAAAAACATTAGAGCAAAGTACTTTATGAAACATAATTCACGAGTTGTTACGATACAAGAGGTAGGAAGTGTAAACAGTGTGAAGTGTAATGTGTAGTCTGAAGCTCGGTGACAGTGTGAAGTGTAATGTGGAGTCATATTTGATAATGGTGTGAAGCAGTGTTTAAACGTGTTTGACAACAAGTGTGTTATGACAATCTCATACATTGATTAAAGTATTAAGTCTCCTTGAAGATACAGTTTATAGATAGACACAGGACAAGAGTAGGGAACGGTTAACCTGGAAGTTAACCAACACTTTCTGAAGATAGAATGTAACCTACACTTAGTATCATAGTTGGGTGGGACGTGACTAGGCTAGACAAACATAGCACTGtctttcataatattaaaatataacacgtTTCGAAAAGTGGTTAAGCTATAATCAAAACGTTTCTAAAACAAAATGTAGCCTTTAACTGACATCAAAAACCCTAATATGGTTTGTACGCTAGGTATGAATTAGTTTTTCTGGTGTTGTAAGCTGACGAGAGTAAGCATTTCTGTTGCTAAGATTCTGAGTTAGAtccctgtggtgggcacagcagataagctgttgtgtagctttgcacttaagaGAAAAACACGGTTACTGAATTGTTGTAATAACTATAGAAACGTATTTCCTGGGAAAAGCCCTCACCCACCAACTCTAATTCATGTCTGCGAGAGGCACTGAGTAAATAGCCAgccccttttgtagctttgtgcttaaaacat
Proteins encoded in this window:
- the LOC143253863 gene encoding uncharacterized protein LOC143253863 isoform X2 gives rise to the protein MQEPSSTSSPINGTSETRKPDPKKRCLTEELLRLTEQEVPHPGSRNEATSPLMVSYSKDDASLSDIGHNGIEKKDCRNISLRIQPKKQHFRTCIPVHQQYHHLLSSSSPTGRSNATGSRQKTQSTKTSETVLKQNPVQSVEAAITSFHGAPTQRSYRTSNPNSRDQHASFQNPSSSSQVCSFTSSFRKASPYQISNPFQTVGPSISVTPSVPQGAATDNVHLHCSCDSQLGKVMEELKYIQGLLEVFRSDLKKQREQSLLAVNVHPHGVTDSPQFSNTEQKAMLPLSEPHHLVNEIQKGPLYIKNQFSNFSTLITEEPLENLELETSANKLSEESVEVDRCCVQHLRENSYKFQKSHQQKRIGGTENEEVQAIPEKQYKLSEKELEEILASCNSPQHFAVFLMRKTFTEKERLSGNVNGCRKPPLNPAKIKYIKYLVEKFYEFDKTDQSVWKMCVKAIDSANRNFRNRGEIIKRREV
- the LOC143253863 gene encoding uncharacterized protein LOC143253863 isoform X1 yields the protein MKRFITKAGAVIEKPDNIKRRKMVSSSKHQEKTVTSDQCDSKEMQEPSSTSSPINGTSETRKPDPKKRCLTEELLRLTEQEVPHPGSRNEATSPLMVSYSKDDASLSDIGHNGIEKKDCRNISLRIQPKKQHFRTCIPVHQQYHHLLSSSSPTGRSNATGSRQKTQSTKTSETVLKQNPVQSVEAAITSFHGAPTQRSYRTSNPNSRDQHASFQNPSSSSQVCSFTSSFRKASPYQISNPFQTVGPSISVTPSVPQGAATDNVHLHCSCDSQLGKVMEELKYIQGLLEVFRSDLKKQREQSLLAVNVHPHGVTDSPQFSNTEQKAMLPLSEPHHLVNEIQKGPLYIKNQFSNFSTLITEEPLENLELETSANKLSEESVEVDRCCVQHLRENSYKFQKSHQQKRIGGTENEEVQAIPEKQYKLSEKELEEILASCNSPQHFAVFLMRKTFTEKERLSGNVNGCRKPPLNPAKIKYIKYLVEKFYEFDKTDQSVWKMCVKAIDSANRNFRNRGEIIKRREV